The Argentina anserina chromosome 5, drPotAnse1.1, whole genome shotgun sequence genome includes the window ctcaagaaaaaataaatttatcctCAACTATTGGATTTACATCCACTAACAATTGAACACTTGGAACAATTTACCGGTTAGGTAAATATTGCCTTTCCCTTTTTACCAAAACGAAGAgaaaaataagtaaaaaacAAAACGACCTGATATATAAAGCAACGCGCTTTAGAAGCAGTTCCACGTCGTTCCCTTGGTTAAGGTTAGCTTTCTCTCTATCTTGTGTTAGTCGATGTTATTTGATTACAGTAAAACAGTACTTGTAGTTTGCAATCTGATTAAATTACAGCCCAAATTTGTTTATGAATCTACGATTTTCTGTGTTTGTGTTCTTGGGTTGTGTTCATGTTTCTGATCTGTTCATCGGTTTATTTCAGCATTTCTTGGATTACTGATTGTGAGTTTTATAAAGGAACTTGGGTCTGGTTTTTCGGGTTGTAGAACTGAATTGGAGATGGGCTTACAGGTTTCTATTGGGATGTTGAAACTTTTGGGTTTTCGGTTCATATTATATTGGTTTTTGAGTTTCTGTAATGCACATTCTTATGAACAATGTACTGGAAATGCACGGTTGCTAGCTGAGTTTAGCTCAATCGTTCCACTTACGTCGAATAGTGAATTAGTGATCATTGGTTGTGTTTTTCACAATTGTCCTTCTGCATTCAGTATTTCCCACATGGATAATATCTGTGATGTTCTTGGAGTGATGTATATAACACTGTGCATGTCTTTTATTTCCCACATGAGGATATTTATAACATAAAATTTCTTGTTGTTAGCAGAGTCAGGAGGTGGTTGGAAGGCTCCTTCGTGCCGAGTTTTGTGACTTCTCTGCTTTGGTTGTTTTCTAATGTAAGTGTCATGTTGTTGTTTTATTGCCAAGTGTCTTAGTTGTCGTGTATGGGTTGTGTGTACAAAAAGGAAATTATTATCATGTTCCACTTATTATCTTTCTTAAAACATTAGGGCAGACGAGGAACCTATTGATCAGAAGAAGACCCTCGAAGAGTCTTGCAAGTCAAAATGTGTGAAACCATATATTCAGTACCAGGTATTTTCCAGCATTTTGTAAAATATTGCTGACCGACTGAAAAAATAAACTATTGTCTTAGAATATGAACTATTCGTCATGTACATTGGCATCATTTCTATCATCTATATGGAAATGGCTGAAGTTTTTAATTTTAGTGTGTATGTTTTGAACAGATTGTTGCTAACATATAATGCATAATAATTGTAGAGTAATATTTTTGGGCCCTGTTTTGTGTTTCCGTTCACTTGCCCCTCCAAGGCTTTAACTGTATCCTGGTCTCAAAGGTCTATTAGTTCTTTTCGCATGCAACCAGAGTTGATATCTCATCCATAACACCTGAAAAGGttgtgtgtttgtgtgtgtggTGGTGGAGGGGTGGATCAGCCTCATGAAGCTGGCTGGTAACAATGGTTACTCACTGTTTCCTGTTGGATGTCCTCGTTTTTATTTACTCTCAATAAGAATACTATCTAAAACAAACATTCTTATAAAGAAAATGATTTTCCGAGCAACTTCTTCACTTCCAGTCCCATTTTTCATGTCAAAAACATAGTATCATGCCAGATCCAGTAGAAAAGTCTTTTCCTATGGATTCACCTGGGTTATAGCAATGAAAAATAACTTGTATCACCTAGGTAATAACAACAGACAAAGCAGTAGAGAATGTAAAAGAGACAAAGTTATCAATGAAAATAGAATACACGGTAGAGTATCATATACACAAGTAATCGTATGACTGGTCTTGTGCGTGATATGTGCATCTCTTTAAAAGGTATccacatttatttttgttctcttttctcattttttcaTTTGAATTCTAATCTAGTGGGGAAACTTTTTAGAGTTGTAAAAGCTcttgaggagaaaaaaaaaagatacttCCTACCCTATTCAAAATTAAAGTTGCAATCGAAAGAGATAgtcactggagctgtggtatGTGGTATGATTAATGAACTTTTTCCTTGGCGGGCAGCCAGGTGGCATGAGGTCTTCTATTGTGATACCATTTATTGGAAATTGGTGAATTACTACTATCCTTTAGCTGTTAGGCTGTGTAAGTTGGCTTAGGAACACTGACTGGTGgttaagataaaaaaaaaagactaatTTGAAGGCTCTGGAATGCATTTAGTCCAAATTTTAAGAAATGGATTGTGAAATACATGAGTTACAGGCATCGTTATACAGTGTTTCACTTATAATTTGTTACAGGCATGTATTCAGAGGATCCAAAGTGATGAAAGCGGCCACATGCATTGTACCGGACAATATTTTGATCACTGGTCTTGCGTGGACAAATGTGTAAGTACTAAGTACTGCTTCAAAATTATTTTGAGACTAATTCAGCAATAGAGTTCTTCAGCTAAAGCTACCATTTTGCAATGCAGGTTGCACCAAAGCTTTTTGAAAAACTGAAGTGATGCGGAGATCAATTGTTGCAAACTGAAATAATTTTTTCTCCCCCTTTCAATTTTGAAACGTATAAATGTCCCTTCAGAATGATTACTTTTATTTCCGGTAGTATCTGATGTATGGCACATCTTTGCTAAACATGGAGACAATAGTTTacaatcaataaaaaaaatcaccgtTTTTACCTCGCTTTATGATCTGCGGGTGAAAGACTTGAAAGTttattacatatataacaatgtGAATATACTGTTTGTGTGACACAAAGTAAAGCAGACATTTTAGGCCCCTCTGGCTTGGAAGGGTTGTTTCAGTACTCGAGTAGGATCTGCTGTAGTTATGCCCCAAACAAAACTGTCTGAGCTGATGTAATTGTGGTGCAATATTTCGAAGTATtgacaaaatttaaaaattagaCAATACGATATTCTTGATTCGTCTGAATCAAAAACGAAGAGACCATCAGGTTCTAAATCATGGAGAGACTTTTCTCACTGGTAACCGAGCGCATTGCACATAATAAATTTCAAACTGGTCCCTTTGAATGATTCTATACCACTATTTTTCCACCCTTAGTAATCAAGAATACAATCTGTTTGACACGTCTGAGAACCAAGATACTGCATTTGCTCAACTCCTAGCTTAAACTTCGAGggatcaaatcaaatcaaatcccaaACGTTTTAGATGCCAAGTGATGGTATTTCAATTAGTTGTATCTgaactttatttattttcatacaAAACTCTAGCGTGTCAATGAACTCTTAATCCTGCAACACAGCTCTATGTAGGAGTACTTTTTCCGAGAATTCATAGATGAGATTTTCCAAATTTTGTAGGACAGAAAGCAATCAGATCAAAGTTGCAATTGTGGCAGGAGCCAATTCTCCAGTCCAGATTCTGCTGTCTAGTATATAGGTATATGCCTTGGTATAATTACAGAATTTAACTAGCTCAGACCATGGTACATCAATTTAGTCATCCGGATATCTCAAGCATACATGCAAATAGGCAATGCTGGTGTTCTCAAAGGGTCGCTGATTGTATAACTGTGTGAGGAAAAGTTCTGAGGCACACCCAGCTCTTGTAAAATCTAACCAGAAGCTGGTACTGCACACTCCTACTAGATACCAAAAATTACTGAGAGTCCTAAAGGTCATCAGGCCATATCAATCGCAGGTCTTTGTTATCTCTATAGACTTGAACAAGAGCAGCAGCTTTATAAACAAACAACCCAACCATGGCTGGCGCAAGCTGTGAGGAAGAAGCAGTTGTGTAAACAACAAGAAAACAAGAATATTAATAGGTTTGAGTTCTTTCCGTTCCTATAAATGGTCAACTTCTTCACCCTTTCTACAAAATAGTCTCGAGATTTACCTGAAAATCAAAGAGATCACTGGAAATATATTGATGAGACAGGATCCACAACCCATAAATTGCTGCTGGTAACACAAGCCTTGGGGATGAAAGAGCCATACCACAGCCCTTTATCAGTTTCTCTAGAGAATCCTCCAGATCCTGAGTTCTTATTCCAATTCTGCATCAGAGGATAACCTTCACTTGAGGAACAATAATAATGAACATTGACAGAAACAATAAGACCAAACATTAAGTAACTTCTTATTCCAATACAAAGAAGTTTATCGTTGTACTTCTTAGACTTCTTCTGCCTGAAAATCTGAGGGACTGCTTCTCGAGATACATTGTCTACATGCTGGTACAAGAGTTTAAGGTACAAGCAACTGCATTGACAATAAGATAGTTAACATTTGATTAATCACAAATAAATGGATCTGCATCAAAGAGTGCGAAAATTCCCTCTATATTGGGAAATCATTGTGGACCTGGTAAACGTGCAAACAATTCCTTTGAAAAATTTAACATCAAGTAGAATCAACAAACCTGAATAGAACTCCAGTCGCGTAACTGATAGCACCCTGGGTGGATATCTTCATGTTAGTTCTCCATAAGAAAAACACAAACTACAATTTTTCAGCAATATCAAATTGGCACTAAAGTGAATGAAAGGATGGATCAGCAGACACTGTTTCTTTGTTCCTTAATATTGAAATATCTCCTAGTAGACGCAAGTTCCAAAACCTGAGTACTTTACAAATTATTTGGGCCAGAACATTAAAATTTAAGAACGGTACGTTGGAATCATGGAATAATCTGAAATAATTTGAAGCTAGTCTGCTCCATCTAAAGGTTTACCTGGAATGACAGTATTATTAAACAATATCCGGTACAAGCAGTTCCAATACTAATAGACAAAAGCAATAGTTCCCTCTGTAGCTGCAGGGAAGGACAGTCACTAGAGTTTAATTGACATCAattgaaacacacacacacacactcacacaGTACACACGATCATCAGTGGGACACTTGACAACACAATAAGGTCAATGATCGATAATACGGAAGCATGCGGGcgaacatacatatataaacaGGAAATGATATATGATCAACAAAGAGACATTTCACATGATATTTGCCCCTAATCGATACTTTTTGAAGTCACCCCAGAAATCTAGTGGATAAAATAGACCTTATCTGTATATGCCTAATTGTAAATCATATTGCTACAGGTGCTGTTATTTTCTTTATACAAACTTAATAACTGGGTGTGGAGAAAGTATGACTTCTATAATTAGAAGACAGATATTCACCAAATGATTATAGACACATAGaaaataacaagaaaaaaaaatgcttaTACGGTTATAGATCATTTGGAATATGACCACTTTACAAGGATATTCCCATTTCATATACcgcaaaaaaaaatacacataACACCTGACTTATACAAGCAGAAAACTGAGAAACATACTGAGAAAGAGTATCATACAGCTTCATACTGAAGATAGTTTAGTTTCTTCCTTCTTTCACTGTCATTCCGCATCGCCTATAAAGACATATTAAGTAACAAAAGAGATTTATCAGTGTCACCAAAAGGCGTCATTTTATATATCATTATTGTTCCATTTTAAAAAAGTATCATTATTGCACCAATCCTGAGATTTGTTTCTGCTCTCTGCCTTTCATTATAATAGCAGGGTCCAAAGTAAGCATAAGAGAACCATAAT containing:
- the LOC126794532 gene encoding cytochrome b-c1 complex subunit 6-1, mitochondrial-like; protein product: MADEEPIDQKKTLEESCKSKCVKPYIQYQACIQRIQSDESGHMHCTGQYFDHWSCVDKCVAPKLFEKLK
- the LOC126793441 gene encoding uncharacterized protein LOC126793441; the protein is METLLRVVVCSSFPAAPLFPHRPLSSRNPSVSALRTTTPAPLSEVANEDVLQTFFKERRLNGDFVSRLSDVFWQKEFNNLVDDDDDDDDRVGESDETASQIHAEEQVVNDAGGFLKLSGTNEWVLGDSSAPINKKAIAKAMRNDSERRKKLNYLQYEALQRELLLLSISIGTACTGYCLIILSFQGAISYATGVLFSCLYLKLLYQHVDNVSREAVPQIFRQKKSKKIGIRTQDLEDSLEKLIKGCGMALSSPRLVLPAAIYGLWILSHQYISSDLFDFQLAPAMVGLFVYKAAALVQVYRDNKDLRLIWPDDL